Proteins found in one Deltaproteobacteria bacterium genomic segment:
- a CDS encoding FAD binding domain-containing protein: MPNEMFYTPDDLGQACSLLSDLGDRAIIIAGGTDLMPRFNRYRRRRSEVLVYIGKLDMDFIQEMNGRLVIGAATPLSDITASPMVKEKLPLLARACEEMASPAVRNAATLGGNLMTNARNADGVAALMALGATVVTVSSSGENRMPIDQFVLTPKKEKLADGGIVKQFEVPCLADTERWAWEKLKQRQGDGRSVVSVSLRARMEGDICKSIRLVLGAMAAHPFVSKTAVRLLEGKPLSPDLVDRVAEEILGETNAATDTRATAWYRQRAAQALVKRVLAQLS, from the coding sequence ATGCCAAATGAAATGTTTTACACACCGGACGATTTGGGGCAGGCATGTTCCCTGCTGTCGGATCTCGGCGACAGGGCCATCATCATTGCAGGCGGCACCGACCTGATGCCGAGGTTCAACCGCTATCGACGCAGGCGATCAGAAGTACTGGTCTATATCGGTAAGCTCGACATGGACTTCATTCAGGAGATGAACGGCCGATTGGTCATCGGGGCCGCTACACCATTGTCCGATATCACAGCATCTCCGATGGTGAAAGAAAAGTTGCCTCTGCTGGCCCGGGCCTGCGAAGAGATGGCATCTCCGGCCGTGCGAAATGCCGCCACCCTTGGGGGTAATCTGATGACCAATGCCAGAAACGCCGACGGCGTGGCTGCGCTGATGGCGCTGGGCGCCACCGTAGTGACCGTCTCAAGCAGTGGGGAAAATCGGATGCCGATCGACCAATTCGTTTTGACGCCTAAGAAGGAGAAGCTTGCTGACGGCGGCATTGTCAAGCAGTTCGAAGTCCCCTGCCTGGCCGACACCGAAAGATGGGCATGGGAAAAACTGAAGCAGAGACAGGGTGACGGCAGAAGTGTTGTGTCGGTGTCCTTGCGGGCCAGGATGGAAGGGGACATTTGCAAAAGCATTCGCCTGGTTCTCGGAGCCATGGCCGCCCATCCGTTTGTGTCGAAAACCGCTGTTCGACTCCTGGAGGGAAAACCGCTATCCCCGGACCTTGTAGACCGGGTGGCAGAAGAGATCCTCGGAGAAACCAATGCCGCCACAGATACCCGGGCCACCGCCTGGTACAGGCAACGGGCGGCCCAGGCGTTGGTAAAACGCGTTCTTGCCCAACTTTCATGA
- a CDS encoding molybdopterin-dependent oxidoreductase has translation MKKRGKGIAMAFYPTGMGGGGDFTNAIVKIKPDGTADLIMGTVELGQGANTVLPQMVAEILGLTYEQVRFINDNTDTCPICFGSFASRVTYFAGNAAVEAATSAREKLFEIAAPDLDAPPEMLEAADGMIRIKSRPDKAVPIGDVATKGLYELHQFVVGTGTFGRPRSIPDPENGACDPLATLAWASVQIEVEVDTETGIVTILDSKSVYDVGKAINPALARQQVEGGAIMGMSWATLENLYPQYPSPNFQPRSLGEYMIATTMDIPNIETFMLECPSPLGPFGAKGIGEMTANPPSPAVVNAVHDAIGVWITDIPITPEKVLRALEKKKKEENDG, from the coding sequence ATGAAAAAGCGGGGAAAAGGAATTGCCATGGCCTTCTATCCCACCGGAATGGGTGGGGGAGGTGATTTCACCAATGCCATCGTCAAGATCAAGCCCGACGGCACCGCAGATCTCATTATGGGGACCGTAGAGCTGGGGCAGGGTGCAAACACGGTGCTGCCCCAGATGGTGGCGGAAATACTGGGCCTCACATACGAGCAGGTCAGGTTCATCAACGACAATACCGACACCTGTCCCATCTGCTTCGGGTCGTTTGCCAGCCGAGTCACCTACTTTGCCGGCAATGCCGCAGTCGAAGCGGCCACAAGCGCCCGCGAAAAGCTGTTTGAGATTGCGGCCCCGGACTTGGACGCGCCGCCCGAAATGCTTGAGGCGGCAGACGGAATGATCCGCATTAAGAGCAGACCGGACAAGGCCGTTCCCATAGGAGATGTGGCCACAAAGGGGCTGTATGAACTCCATCAATTTGTGGTCGGCACCGGCACCTTCGGGAGACCCCGGTCGATTCCTGACCCGGAAAACGGCGCTTGCGATCCTCTGGCGACCCTGGCATGGGCGTCGGTGCAGATCGAGGTGGAAGTGGATACCGAGACCGGTATTGTGACGATCCTGGACAGCAAGAGCGTCTATGACGTGGGCAAGGCCATCAACCCGGCACTGGCCAGACAGCAGGTGGAAGGCGGCGCCATCATGGGCATGAGCTGGGCCACACTCGAGAACCTGTACCCCCAGTATCCATCGCCCAACTTCCAGCCCCGCTCCTTGGGGGAATATATGATTGCCACGACCATGGACATCCCGAATATCGAGACATTTATGCTGGAGTGCCCTTCGCCGCTAGGGCCGTTCGGCGCCAAAGGTATCGGCGAGATGACCGCCAATCCTCCGTCCCCCGCCGTGGTGAACGCGGTACACGACGCGATCGGTGTCTGGATAACGGATATCCCGATTACCCCGGAAAAAGTGCTGCGGGCGCTGGAAAAAAAGAAAAAGGAGGAGAATGACGGATAA
- a CDS encoding (2Fe-2S)-binding protein, protein MALLEIKVNGRKYQVAVDATTSLLTVLREHLHITGPKVGCETGDCGACSVLVNGKLRRACLTNALTIQGAEVVTVEGVGGSGRLHTLQKAFYENHATQCGFCTPGMIMASKALLDENPNPTEMEIKEALSGNLCRCASYPNIITAIKSAAQKVTDGGGDR, encoded by the coding sequence ATGGCATTACTTGAAATCAAGGTCAATGGAAGAAAATACCAAGTGGCGGTCGATGCGACGACCAGCCTTTTGACCGTCTTGAGGGAGCACCTGCATATTACCGGTCCCAAAGTGGGTTGTGAAACCGGGGATTGCGGGGCCTGTTCCGTCCTGGTGAACGGCAAGCTTCGACGCGCCTGCCTTACGAACGCCCTGACCATTCAAGGGGCCGAAGTCGTAACGGTCGAAGGGGTTGGCGGCTCGGGACGACTTCACACCCTCCAGAAGGCCTTCTACGAAAACCATGCCACACAGTGCGGGTTCTGCACACCGGGGATGATCATGGCCTCCAAGGCCTTGCTGGATGAGAATCCCAACCCTACAGAAATGGAGATCAAGGAGGCCCTTTCAGGCAACCTGTGCCGCTGTGCCAGTTACCCCAACATTATCACTGCGATTAAGAGTGCTGCCCAAAAGGTGACCGATGGGGGAGGTGACCGATGA
- a CDS encoding molybdopterin-dependent oxidoreductase yields MTYKSVGESKPRYNALAHVTGEARYVDDIFIPGTLTVKVLRSPVHKGIIRKLDISKAEKMPGVYGVIVAADVPCNTYGYLTLDQAVLAEKEIRYMGEPIAAVAADTVEIANEALDLIEFDIEKQTPVFDPLEAMKPDAPKVRPEGNVLMVGGRPYRLVYNGDIEKGFAQADEIVENTFFFPSQEHAPIEPQVSLAVPEKDGRLTIHTVTQGMHFLLKQIQRILGQGEDLSHRWSERMQYSSRGGHLGWSDIKYVGGNVGGAFGGKTELHADAIAALLALKTGRPCKWRWTREEEMLHSARHSPWRITFKDGVTKDGRIVARQVFTLHDAGAYTGFSSYVVDKHAFYVAGPYHLPNVQVKCSVVYTNKAPTGAIRGFGVTPGTYACEIQMNMIAERLGMDPWDLRFVNAMRNGDQLATRTRLESVYLIETMQKLAEVVNHPLNEKYATLTSAPRET; encoded by the coding sequence ATGACCTACAAGAGTGTTGGAGAAAGCAAACCCAGGTACAACGCCCTGGCCCACGTGACCGGCGAGGCCCGATACGTGGACGATATCTTTATTCCGGGGACCCTCACGGTCAAGGTGTTGCGCAGCCCGGTACATAAAGGAATTATTCGAAAACTCGATATTTCCAAGGCCGAAAAAATGCCCGGCGTCTATGGGGTGATTGTTGCTGCGGACGTGCCCTGCAATACCTATGGCTACCTGACCCTGGATCAGGCAGTCTTGGCGGAAAAGGAGATCCGCTATATGGGTGAGCCGATCGCCGCCGTGGCAGCAGATACTGTGGAGATCGCCAACGAGGCTCTCGATCTGATCGAATTCGACATCGAAAAGCAGACACCGGTTTTTGACCCTCTCGAGGCAATGAAGCCGGATGCACCGAAAGTGCGGCCGGAGGGAAATGTCCTGATGGTGGGCGGCCGGCCGTATCGTCTGGTATATAACGGCGACATTGAAAAGGGCTTTGCCCAGGCGGACGAGATCGTGGAGAACACATTCTTCTTCCCCTCACAGGAACACGCGCCTATCGAACCGCAAGTGAGCTTGGCCGTACCCGAGAAGGATGGACGACTGACCATTCATACCGTCACTCAGGGCATGCATTTTCTCTTGAAACAGATCCAGCGCATTCTGGGGCAGGGCGAGGATCTGAGCCATCGCTGGTCCGAGCGGATGCAATACAGTTCCCGCGGCGGGCATTTGGGCTGGAGTGACATCAAATATGTGGGCGGTAATGTGGGGGGTGCCTTCGGCGGCAAGACCGAGCTTCACGCCGACGCCATTGCCGCTCTGCTGGCACTCAAGACCGGGAGACCCTGTAAATGGCGCTGGACGCGGGAAGAGGAGATGCTCCACTCGGCTCGACATAGTCCGTGGCGGATTACCTTTAAAGACGGCGTGACCAAGGACGGTCGCATCGTGGCCCGTCAGGTCTTCACCTTGCATGACGCCGGGGCCTACACAGGGTTTAGCTCCTATGTGGTGGACAAGCACGCCTTTTATGTGGCCGGGCCCTACCATCTGCCCAACGTTCAGGTGAAGTGTTCTGTGGTATACACCAATAAGGCGCCCACCGGTGCGATCCGTGGCTTTGGGGTGACCCCGGGCACCTACGCCTGTGAGATCCAGATGAACATGATCGCCGAAAGGCTGGGCATGGACCCGTGGGACCTCCGTTTCGTCAACGCCATGCGAAACGGCGACCAGCTGGCCACGCGGACCAGGCTTGAAAGCGTCTACCTGATCGAAACCATGCAGAAACTGGCCGAGGTGGTAAATCACCCATTGAACGAGAAATACGCCACTTTAACGTCGGCTCCGAGGGAGACATAA
- a CDS encoding iron-containing alcohol dehydrogenase, translated as MNLPKGKDSAVEEKSSLDALMSQAERTVADWRPTTLYFGEGAIAKIGDIVKRHGRKALIITGRGSMKAAGYLDRIGTSLDKASVTHRVCEGVEPNPSKETAYRIAYHLLAGGFDCMVAVGGGSAMDAAKAAGILATAKEGDLDDYFGVGLASGKIERIMPLVVVPTTSGSGSEVTRFSVITDTRLGVKKLMIDPAIVPHEAILDPELTYTCDPHVTRVSGLDAMTHLIEGYFNEVDEGADPQCNERALLGIKLLFEALPKVVQHPEDREGRKKMAMASLLGGTVLYFKQAGGPHLNSFSWCNVMDHGEACAVMLPYYGAYYAPVIAQKMRRVCQAMGIEGSGDVAKDFAEGLLDFYKKLGFPVTLKEFDGFSEGLIEKAVNDAAQNKMKLEAMPRPVPIENSARVLRTIIEGAYTGSLEEILKL; from the coding sequence ATGAACCTGCCGAAAGGAAAGGATTCTGCCGTGGAAGAAAAATCATCACTGGATGCCCTGATGAGCCAAGCCGAAAGGACGGTGGCTGATTGGAGGCCTACTACGCTTTATTTCGGCGAAGGGGCTATCGCCAAGATCGGGGATATTGTTAAAAGACACGGCCGGAAGGCCCTGATCATCACTGGCCGCGGGTCAATGAAGGCGGCAGGCTATCTGGATCGAATCGGCACGAGTCTGGACAAAGCATCCGTGACACACCGTGTTTGCGAGGGTGTTGAGCCCAACCCGAGCAAGGAGACGGCCTATCGCATCGCATACCACCTTTTGGCAGGCGGCTTCGACTGCATGGTGGCCGTAGGCGGGGGATCGGCCATGGACGCGGCAAAGGCCGCGGGCATTCTGGCTACAGCAAAAGAGGGCGACCTGGATGATTATTTCGGCGTGGGCCTGGCTTCCGGTAAGATTGAAAGGATTATGCCTCTGGTCGTGGTGCCGACCACCAGCGGTTCGGGAAGCGAGGTCACCAGGTTTTCAGTGATCACAGACACCCGGCTGGGAGTTAAAAAGCTGATGATCGATCCGGCCATCGTGCCTCATGAGGCAATCCTGGACCCGGAATTGACCTATACATGCGACCCTCACGTCACAAGGGTCTCAGGATTGGACGCCATGACCCACTTGATTGAAGGCTATTTCAATGAAGTGGATGAAGGCGCTGACCCCCAGTGCAACGAGAGGGCCTTGCTGGGTATAAAACTTCTGTTTGAGGCGCTTCCAAAAGTGGTGCAGCATCCCGAAGACAGGGAAGGCAGAAAAAAAATGGCCATGGCCAGTCTGCTCGGGGGTACCGTGCTCTATTTTAAACAGGCAGGAGGACCACACCTCAATTCGTTCAGTTGGTGCAATGTCATGGACCACGGAGAGGCCTGTGCCGTAATGCTCCCCTATTATGGCGCATACTACGCGCCGGTGATCGCCCAAAAGATGAGAAGGGTCTGTCAGGCCATGGGCATTGAAGGTTCGGGCGACGTGGCCAAAGACTTTGCCGAAGGGCTGCTGGATTTCTATAAGAAACTGGGTTTTCCCGTAACCCTAAAGGAATTTGATGGATTTTCCGAGGGGCTTATCGAAAAGGCCGTCAATGATGCCGCTCAGAATAAGATGAAATTGGAGGCCATGCCGCGGCCGGTCCCCATTGAAAACAGCGCGCGGGTTCTCCGGACGATTATCGAGGGTGCATATACAGGTTCACTGGAAGAAATATTGAAGCTCTAA